Proteins from a single region of Apostichopus japonicus isolate 1M-3 chromosome 21, ASM3797524v1, whole genome shotgun sequence:
- the LOC139962926 gene encoding guanine nucleotide exchange protein smcr8a-like produces MQAYAEIFHYQNTSANIALFDAVGGEEEAFVHSVRPFPFHLIPAYQPVMPWPCTKQKIDKDFILVCEFSEIIGPTSLITIPRDGGRNFDKDMFAVRIMAVDYNATNTMRCYASFTIVEDTSVIIEDKEENVYAYVHHFTLYDIHARGYVRPFCMAYVTPDKNKLFTFLEKLMAKFKSVSQLFRSGNQLLFKTELDQRLADLLYTKDSMQFPVATSLKMAKSSTANSKDNTDVTSGQGEETIPCQRRRTIVENSQEALTKAIQDCQGMLHELRQKMESSSFLSKYKKEGGSQNRSGCDECCLGSLGYHSDSETVISTGSKTNICNSTLSKSLSSLCKVTNCHCNSQPYQPKIIKVDACRRYDQSLRTLQKLSGKLGSDALNRLQKLFKIFSRDAVVLKLEHVESSLVNPSTTLLTIGRTVQINFLANMVVQSNNEAMFRHRNRAGRTDSFLMETPSSCLSITSDSTQQSFPLSYDAEFVPGSTAASLESIYYDVEEGLDDGDEEKTQDNDDSWLEISFTSRGEERTENNDENRGLGGSFDVVSINSHSEVESVDLSPHQLMNGGTVPFVNGYDKVVQLRQLSSSSSIEPVLSRCSKVPVGCYASRLTSTNTDLPGADIRAFLHTYPFAGHLIYALLSGRTTIIAASPKREKEVYSIIRTLRLFVPGHSSNQLIIPWHTMSLTMCDLGKMKLVGLAKPRSLHRAIPASVFRFSTVFDYDSSKLWTPPYRGKILWKTISQCKQLRQDQSCIAAIETMMLKYSAKAYLFYHTYCLNSNLCNNQSEKQSQLTAAHFLAKINAIDGDAKIVQYWVDIIKQQQISEFLTQTNSSHVTKKMPIKLNYEGSKLYHA; encoded by the exons ATGCAAGCATATGCTGAGATATTTCATTACCAAAACACCTCGGCAAATATTGCCCTCTTTGATGCTGTCGGGGGAGAGGAAGAGGCATTCGTCCATTCGGTTCGTCCCTTTCCGTTCCACCTCATCCCTGCCTATCAACCAGTGATGCCGTGGCCTTGTACAAAGCAGAAAATTGATAAAGACTTCATCTTGGTCTGCGAATTTTCAGAAATAATTGGGCCCACATCGTTG ATTACAATCCCTCGAGATGGAGGCCGAAACTTTGACAAGGATATGTTTGCTGTGAGAATCATGGCCGTTGATTACAATGCAACTAATACCATGAGATGCTA CGCCAGTTTTACAATCGTCGAGGATACTTCAGTCATCATCGAGGATAAGGAGGAAAATGTTTATGCATAT GTTCATCATTTCACTTTGTATGATATCCACGCACGTGGCTACGTGAGGCCGTTCTGCATGGCGTACGTCACACCGGACAAAAA CAAGCTCTTCACGTTCCTCGAAAAGCTGATGGCCAAATTTAAATCCGTCAGCCAGTTATTTCGCAGCGGAAACCAACTTCTCTTCAAGACGGAGCTGGACCAGAGATTAGCAGATCTCCTTTATACCAAAG ATTCCATGCAATTTCCAGTTGCTACATCTTTGAAGATGGCAAAGAGCTCAACAGCTAACAGTAAGGACAATACTGATGTTACAAGTGGGCAAGGGGAAGAAACGATACCATGCCAGCGCCGTCGTACCATCGTTGAAAATTCTCAGGAAGCGTTAACCAAAGCTATACAAGATTGCCAGGGTATGCTGCACGAACTCAGACAGAAAATG GAAAGTTCTAGTTTCTTATCAAAATACAAGAAAGAAGGAGGATCGCAAAACAGAAGTGGCTGCGACGAGTGCTGTTTGGGGAGCTTAGGTTATCATAGTGATAGCGAAACAGTTATATCAACaggaagcaaaacaaatatatgcAATAGTA CACTAAGCAAATCTCTTTCATCATTATGCAAAGTGACCAACTGTCACTGTAACAGCCAGCCTTACCAGCCAAAGATCATTAAAGTCGATGCTTGTAGAAGATACGATCAAAGTCTCAGGACCTTGCAGAAACTCAGTGGAAAGTTGGGGAGTGACGCCTTAAATAGACTCCAGAAGCTCTTTAAG ATCTTCAGTAGGGATGCGGTCGTCCTGAAGTTAGAACACGTAGAATCCAGCTTGGTCAACCCATCCACAACGTTACTTACCATTGGACGTACAGTACAAATCAATTTTCTTGCCAATATGGTGGT GCAATCTAACAACGAAGCTATGTTCAGACATAGAAATAGAGCTGGACGGACTGACAGTTTTCTG ATGGAGACGCCGAGCAGTTGCCTAAGTATAACGTCAGATTCTACCCAACAGTCTTTCCCACTCAGCTACGATGCGGAGTTCGTGCCAGGATCAACCGCTGCTTCTCTAGA ATCCATTTACTACGATGTCGAAGAGGGCTTGGACGATGGAGACGAGGAGAAGACGCAAGACAATGATGACTCCTGGCTGGAGATCAGCTTCACCTccagaggagaggagaggacaGAGAATAATGATGAGAACAGGG GACTCGGCGGAAGTTTCGATGTAGTCTCCATTAACAGCCATTCAGAAGTCGAAAGCGTCGACCTGTCACCTCATCAGTTAATGAATGGGGGGACTGTTCCATTTGTCAATGGGTATGATAAAG TTGTTCAACTGCGGCAATTGTCATCGTCTTCGTCGATAGAACCAGTGCTATCTCGGTGTAGCAAGGTACCAGTGGGCTGCTATGCAAGTCGTTTGACCAGTACTAACACAGATTTACCGG GGGCAGATATTAGAGCATTCCTTCACACCTATCCTTTCGCCGGTCACCTCATCTATGCTCTACTCTCAGGAAGGACAACCATTATCGCTGCCAGTCCCAAACGTGAAAA AGAAGTGTATTCTATAATCAGAACCTTGAGGTTATTTGTGCCAGGTCATAGTAG TAACCAGCTCATCATCCCATGGCAtacaatgtctctcaccatgtGTGACCTGGGTAAAATGAAACTAGTCGGTCTAGCTAAGCCGAGGTCTCTACATCGAGCTATTCCTGCTTCAGTCTTTCGTTTCTCCACCGTCTTCGACTACGATTCTTCAAAGCTTTGGACACCGCCCTACAGG GGTAAAATCCTATGGAAGACGATCAGCCAGTGTAAACAGCTCCGCCAGGACCAGTCCTGCATCGCCGCAATCGAGACCATGATGCTGAAATACTCTGCCAAAGCTTACCTTTTCTACCACACGTACTGCCTCAATTCCAATTTGTGTAATAACCAAAG TGAGAAACAAAGTCAGCTTACTGCTGCCCATTTCTTGGCCAAAATAAATGCTATTGATGGAGATGCCAAGATTGTACag tacTGGGTGGATATCATAAAGCAACAACAGATTTCAGAGTTCCTGACTCAGACAAACTCATCACACGTAACCAAGAAGATGCCTATCAAACTGAATTACGAAGGATCAAAGCTGTATCATGCCTGA